From Lolium perenne isolate Kyuss_39 chromosome 5, Kyuss_2.0, whole genome shotgun sequence, a single genomic window includes:
- the LOC127301547 gene encoding uncharacterized protein, which yields MSAVGPRVAGAARRPSSPKRPPSAGGRERPQLAPRGDDNPRVSLSPAADSKVAKKRLPSAAAAARGALPSMLLRRSELLRRAGAKGNGSLQSLSVSCASEASNDSFCSRGSTGRIGRPPMAPHAGAARRRAAGSSVGPPSARPAVRKAASVAPDGTGAAAAPMMIGEAAMAPGPPGPPRCPWVTRNTDPCYAAFHDEEWGVPVHDDKKLFEMLVLSGALAEMAWPVILSKRDTFREVFMDFDPQLVSKLNEKKFLGPCSPARSLLSEHRLRTIVENAHELLKVIEEFGSFDEYCWGFLNHKPMIGRYRAPREVPLRTPKAEALSQDLMRRGLRGVGPTVIYAFMQAVGMANDHLVTCYRLEECSEACDGGHDNTLVKEQEMSKMCGMVECVSLESSMTNTVISIS from the exons ATGTCGGCGGTCGGGCCCAGGGTCGCGGGCGCAGCCCGGAGGCCGTCGTCCCCGAAGCGGCCGCCGTCGGCCGGCGGCAGGGAGAGGCCGCAGCTGGCGCCCCGAGGCGACGACAACCCGCGGGTGTCGCTGTCGCCGGCGGCCGACAGCAAGGTCGCCAAGAAGCGGCTGCCGTCCGCCGCGGCGGCCGCGAGGGGCGCGCTCCCGTCCATGCTGCTGCGCCGGTCCGAGCTGCTGCGCCGCGCCGGCGCCAAGGGCAACGGGAGCCTGCAGTCGCTCAGCGTGTCGTGCGCCTCGGAGGCGTCCAACGACTCCTTCTGCAGCCGGGGGTCCACCGGCAGGATCGGCCGCCCGCCCATGGCGCCCCACGCGGGAGCTGCCCGGCGGAGGGCGGCCGGGTCGTCGGTGGGGCCTCCTTCTGCTCGCCCGGCGGTACGGAAGGCGGCCAGCGTTGCGCCGGATGGCACTGGAGCAGCTGCTGCGCCGATGATGATCGGGGAAGCCGCGATGGCGCCGGGGCCGCCGGGGCCGCCGAGATGCCCCTGGGTGACCCGTAATACCG ATCCATGCTATGCTGCTTTTCATGACGAAGAGTGGGGAGTCCCGGTACATGACGACAA GAAACTGTTTGAGATGCTTGTTCTATCTGGTGCGTTGGCAGAGATGGCATGGCCTGTAATCCTCAGCAAGAGGGACACCTTCAG GGAAGTTTTCATGGATTTTGATCCTCAGTTGGTGTCAAAGTTAAATGAGAAGAAATTCTTGGGGCCATGCAGCCCGGCTAGGTCCCTGCTGTCAGAGCACAGGCTTCGTACGATCGTCGAAAACGCGCATGAGTTATTAAAG GTCATAGAGGAGTTTGGATCGTTTGACGAGTACTGCTGGGGCTTTCTGAACCACAAGCCTATGATCGGCAGATACCGTGCCCCCAGGGAGGTGCCATTGAGGACGCCGAAAGCCGAGGCCCTTAGCCAGGACCTGATGAGGAGGGGCCTCCGCGGCGTCGGGCCGACGGTGATCTACGCCTTCATGCAGGCCGTCGGCATGGCAAACGACCACCTGGTGACGTGCTATCGTCTCGAGGAGTGCTCCGAAGCTTGTGACGGCGGGCATGATAACACCTTGGTGAAAGAGCAGGAGATGAGCAAGATGTGTGGCATGGTAGAGTGTGTCAGCTTGGAGAGTTCAATGACCAACACCGTGATCAGCATCTCGTAG